A window from bacterium encodes these proteins:
- a CDS encoding ferritin, translating to MLKQTVQDALNEQIKAELESAYVYLAMSAYSESVNLRGFASWMRGQSQEELGHALKLFDFVNDRGGRVTLQALAQPPADYKSALDMMEHTLNHEQKVSGLINRLYELALKESDYPTQAHLQWFITEQVEEEKTAQEIVEQLRMIGNHTPGLLMLDRQMGQRSEK from the coding sequence ATGTTGAAGCAAACTGTACAAGACGCGCTGAATGAGCAGATCAAGGCCGAGTTGGAATCCGCCTATGTTTATCTGGCCATGTCGGCCTACAGCGAATCGGTCAATCTGCGCGGCTTTGCGAGTTGGATGCGGGGGCAAAGCCAGGAGGAACTCGGGCACGCGCTCAAGCTGTTCGATTTTGTGAATGATCGCGGCGGCCGGGTGACGCTGCAGGCGCTGGCGCAGCCGCCGGCGGATTACAAATCGGCGCTCGACATGATGGAACACACGCTCAACCACGAACAAAAAGTCAGCGGGCTGATCAACCGCCTTTATGAACTTGCCCTCAAGGAAAGCGACTATCCCACCCAGGCGCATCTGCAGTGGTTCATCACCGAGCAGGTGGAGGAGGAGAAGACGGCGCAGGAGATCGTCGAGCAACTCCGGATGATCGGCAATCACACGCCGGGCCTGCTGATGCTGGATCGCCAGATGGGCCAGCGCAGCGAAAAATAA
- a CDS encoding SusC/RagA family TonB-linked outer membrane protein has translation MFNLRRCLSMLVLLATIPLAAFGQLTIQGTVTDERGEALVGANVLIPGTTRGAATDVDGKFTILVPSPGAETVLEARLIGYKSARKSITQTSGLAEVNFALTVDALQMDEVVVTGTSVATSKRQLGNAISTVNVRAVEATGATAIDAALTGKIAGAQISQNSGNPAGGITVRLRGASTVLGNADPLYIVDGVIVNNDSPQLIDLGGYRQNRLVDLNPQDIERIEVIKGAAAAAIYGSRANNGVVQIFTKRGSIGEPRISITSRFTTSAIRKTLEVNKYPFDKPQSDPTAKPVTRYDYQDFIFRRAYGTENNFSVTGGTSNTQYYFSGSYLGNEGIVNATSYHRTGGRARLDQTLNDWARLSAGANYTYSESDEVPNGGLIEAYGALTGFIFSPNTTDPRPVNGVYPNTAAINRTNPVQAIDLFKFGQQTSRFIGDLQLNLSPWRGLSVDYTVGYDTYGQIGTGFIPSGTTAALYPQGLARRGERDFLQLNNDLNVRYRTDLSTSLQSTTVLGGTLQFEKASNFTAQATQLSPVSQIVPSGASQTIGEFRSENTIYGAFAQQTFGLLNRLFLTAAGRIDASSVFGKDERWQFYPKASASYLISEESFWRNGGLANLFPSFKLRASWGESGNLTAIGAFDRFTNYSPFSYDGKSGLVPSTQLGTANIKPERQREYEVGVDFSLWRDRIAVELSYYDQHVTDLLLFRSLAPSTGFLSRLENVGTLDNTGWEVLLRALPLQTRNLRWSTTFTYATNKNEVNGIEGDILLLADAFGQVAAKNGEPLGVFYTTYYARNPDGSLLLTPAGLPQPEQRSRNPQTGQPTGGTIRTVTGDPNPDFTFSWINELEIGRNFSVRAQVDAVQGFDVFNFTRRVGARGPLYGNLVDYQRELEGKVPAGYNTALFSILDAWIEDGSFIKLRELAVSYDLHPKMLGLRSLRLSVIGRNLFSIDDYQGYDPEINTAGQSTGVRGFDFVEVPIPRTFSFGVTLNY, from the coding sequence ATGTTCAACCTGCGACGTTGTTTGTCGATGCTGGTGTTGCTTGCGACGATACCGCTGGCCGCTTTCGGCCAGTTGACCATCCAGGGCACGGTCACCGATGAGCGTGGCGAAGCGCTGGTGGGCGCCAACGTGTTGATTCCCGGCACGACGCGCGGCGCTGCGACCGATGTGGACGGCAAATTCACCATCTTGGTGCCGTCACCGGGCGCGGAAACGGTGCTGGAAGCGCGCCTGATCGGCTACAAATCCGCACGAAAGAGTATCACACAAACCAGCGGCCTCGCCGAGGTCAATTTCGCCCTCACCGTCGATGCGCTGCAAATGGACGAGGTCGTGGTGACCGGCACTTCCGTGGCCACCTCGAAACGGCAGCTCGGCAATGCCATTTCGACGGTAAATGTTCGCGCGGTGGAAGCGACTGGCGCCACCGCGATTGATGCCGCGCTCACCGGCAAAATTGCCGGTGCGCAAATCAGTCAGAACTCCGGCAACCCGGCGGGCGGCATCACCGTGCGGCTGCGCGGGGCAAGCACGGTGCTGGGCAACGCTGATCCACTTTACATTGTCGATGGCGTGATTGTCAACAACGACTCGCCGCAGTTGATCGATCTCGGCGGTTACCGGCAAAACCGGCTGGTTGATCTCAATCCCCAGGACATCGAGCGCATCGAGGTGATCAAAGGCGCGGCGGCGGCGGCGATCTACGGCTCGCGCGCGAACAACGGCGTGGTGCAAATCTTCACCAAGCGCGGCAGCATCGGTGAGCCGCGCATCAGCATCACCTCCCGCTTCACCACCAGCGCGATTCGCAAGACCCTGGAGGTCAACAAGTATCCGTTTGACAAGCCGCAAAGCGATCCCACCGCCAAGCCGGTCACGCGCTATGATTATCAAGATTTCATTTTCCGGCGCGCGTACGGCACGGAGAACAATTTCTCGGTGACCGGCGGCACCTCCAATACCCAGTATTATTTTTCGGGCTCTTATCTCGGTAATGAGGGTATCGTCAACGCGACTTCCTACCATCGCACCGGCGGCCGCGCGCGCCTCGATCAAACGCTCAATGACTGGGCGCGGCTGTCTGCCGGCGCCAATTACACCTACAGTGAAAGCGACGAAGTGCCCAACGGCGGCTTGATCGAAGCCTACGGCGCACTCACGGGCTTTATCTTCTCGCCGAATACCACCGATCCGCGGCCGGTCAATGGCGTGTATCCCAACACCGCCGCCATCAACCGCACCAACCCGGTGCAGGCGATTGATCTGTTTAAATTCGGCCAGCAGACCAGCCGCTTCATCGGCGATTTGCAGCTCAATCTGTCGCCCTGGCGCGGCCTGAGCGTGGACTATACCGTCGGGTATGATACCTACGGCCAAATCGGCACGGGTTTCATTCCCTCCGGCACCACCGCCGCGCTTTATCCACAAGGGCTCGCGCGCCGCGGCGAGCGTGATTTTCTGCAATTGAATAACGATCTCAATGTGCGTTACCGAACCGATCTCTCCACTTCGCTGCAGTCGACCACGGTTTTGGGCGGCACGCTGCAGTTCGAGAAGGCGAGCAACTTCACTGCCCAGGCCACGCAGTTGAGTCCGGTGTCGCAAATCGTGCCGAGCGGCGCTTCGCAGACCATCGGCGAATTCCGCAGCGAGAACACGATCTACGGCGCATTTGCGCAGCAAACGTTTGGCCTGCTCAACCGCTTGTTTCTCACCGCTGCCGGCCGTATCGACGCCTCTTCGGTTTTCGGCAAGGATGAACGCTGGCAGTTTTATCCCAAAGCCAGCGCTTCCTACTTGATTTCCGAAGAGAGCTTTTGGCGCAATGGCGGCCTCGCGAACCTCTTCCCCAGCTTCAAGCTGCGCGCCTCGTGGGGCGAGTCCGGCAATCTCACCGCCATTGGTGCGTTCGACCGATTCACCAATTACAGCCCGTTTTCCTATGACGGCAAATCCGGTTTGGTGCCCAGCACCCAGCTCGGCACCGCCAACATCAAGCCCGAGCGCCAGCGCGAATACGAGGTGGGCGTGGACTTCAGCCTGTGGCGCGACCGGATCGCGGTGGAACTTTCCTACTATGATCAGCACGTGACCGACCTGCTGCTGTTCCGTTCGCTCGCACCCTCCACCGGCTTCTTGAGCCGCCTGGAAAACGTCGGCACGCTGGACAACACCGGTTGGGAAGTGTTGCTGCGCGCCTTGCCGTTGCAAACCCGCAATCTGCGCTGGAGCACGACCTTCACCTATGCGACCAACAAAAACGAGGTGAATGGTATCGAAGGCGACATTCTGCTGCTGGCGGATGCCTTTGGCCAGGTCGCGGCGAAGAATGGCGAACCCTTGGGCGTGTTCTACACCACGTATTACGCGCGCAATCCCGACGGCAGCTTGTTGTTGACGCCCGCGGGCCTGCCGCAACCCGAACAGCGCAGCCGCAATCCGCAAACCGGCCAGCCCACCGGTGGCACCATTCGCACGGTCACCGGTGATCCCAATCCCGATTTCACCTTCTCGTGGATCAACGAGCTGGAGATCGGCCGCAATTTCTCCGTGCGCGCGCAAGTCGACGCGGTGCAGGGTTTCGACGTGTTCAACTTCACGCGGCGCGTGGGCGCGCGCGGGCCGCTCTACGGCAACTTGGTGGATTACCAGCGCGAGCTGGAGGGCAAAGTGCCCGCCGGCTACAACACCGCGCTGTTCTCGATCTTGGATGCCTGGATCGAAGACGGCTCGTTCATCAAGCTGCGCGAGCTGGCAGTATCGTATGACCTGCATCCGAAAATGCTCGGCCTGCGCAGCCTGCGGCTGAGCGTGATCGGCCGCAACCTGTTCTCGATCGACGATTACCAAGGCTACGATCCCGAAATCAACACCGCCGGCCAGAGCACGGGCGTGCGCGGCTTTGATTTCGTCGAGGTGCCGATTCCGCGCACGTTTTCTTTCGGCGTGACGCTGAATTACTAG
- a CDS encoding RagB/SusD family nutrient uptake outer membrane protein, protein MKRSLHNRPKLALALASMLLLVITACSLDVTNPNSASEDQVLTTRTGVIALAVGLQQNYAVSVMEPVILTPGVTSGEIAINSTFTNLLELQDGGNQVTTGNGNVLALWARPIRVMSMANDLIASAPKVTLDPGTRSGIIALAHLYKAMAMGFLAQAFEQAPIDLDKDGRALFRPRQEVLAGAIGLLDAAAQLLAATPASNEFNTQILGRNFDLVNTINAMRARYNLMAGRHQPALDIAGSVNPAAKSVFTYDDRNPNPIYQLVFLNRNYAARDNFGSALVEPGDGRLGFYLTPADKTNPSPYNLPIDDLKGFFDAISKAIPVYLPGEMNLIKAEALVRLGRLPEAVNEINAVRTKTTDPFGVAAGLPAYSGAVTETALLEEIYRQRSAELFMTGLHLEDSRRLSRPGPLEANPERNRNFYPYPDQERLNNPNTPPDPNI, encoded by the coding sequence ATGAAGCGTTCTCTTCATAATAGACCCAAACTGGCGCTGGCGTTGGCGAGCATGCTGCTGTTGGTGATCACCGCCTGCTCGCTGGACGTCACCAACCCCAACAGCGCCTCGGAAGATCAAGTGTTGACCACGCGCACCGGCGTGATCGCGCTGGCCGTGGGCCTGCAGCAAAACTACGCCGTGAGCGTGATGGAACCGGTGATCCTCACGCCTGGCGTCACCAGCGGTGAAATCGCGATCAATTCCACTTTCACCAATTTGCTGGAGCTGCAGGACGGCGGCAATCAAGTCACCACCGGCAACGGCAACGTGCTGGCGCTGTGGGCGCGGCCGATCCGGGTGATGAGCATGGCGAATGATTTGATTGCGAGCGCGCCGAAAGTGACGCTCGATCCCGGCACGCGCAGCGGCATCATTGCCCTGGCGCATCTCTACAAGGCCATGGCGATGGGCTTTTTGGCGCAGGCCTTCGAGCAGGCGCCCATTGATTTGGACAAGGACGGCCGCGCACTGTTCCGGCCACGGCAGGAAGTGCTGGCCGGCGCGATCGGCCTGCTCGATGCCGCCGCCCAGTTGCTGGCCGCCACCCCGGCGAGCAACGAGTTCAACACCCAGATTCTGGGAAGGAATTTCGATCTGGTGAACACCATCAATGCCATGCGGGCGCGCTACAATCTGATGGCCGGCCGCCATCAACCGGCGTTGGATATTGCCGGCAGCGTCAATCCTGCGGCCAAATCGGTTTTCACTTACGATGATCGCAATCCGAATCCGATCTACCAGCTCGTGTTTCTCAACCGGAACTATGCGGCGCGGGACAATTTCGGCAGTGCGTTGGTCGAACCTGGTGACGGCCGGCTGGGTTTCTATCTCACCCCGGCGGACAAAACCAATCCTTCGCCTTACAATCTGCCCATCGATGATCTCAAAGGCTTCTTCGATGCCATCTCCAAGGCGATTCCGGTGTATTTGCCCGGTGAGATGAATTTGATCAAAGCCGAGGCCCTGGTGCGGCTGGGCCGCTTGCCCGAGGCCGTGAATGAAATCAACGCGGTACGCACCAAAACCACCGATCCCTTCGGCGTCGCTGCCGGATTGCCGGCTTACAGCGGTGCGGTGACCGAAACGGCATTGCTGGAAGAAATCTATCGCCAGCGCAGCGCCGAGCTGTTCATGACCGGCTTGCATCTCGAAGACAGCCGGCGGCTGAGCCGTCCCGGCCCGCTGGAGGCCAACCCTGAGCGCAATCGCAATTTCTATCCCTATCCTGATCAGGAACGGCTGAACAATCCCAACACGCCGCCGGATCCCAACATCTGA
- a CDS encoding methyltransferase domain-containing protein yields the protein MSNELEAEVLSSWQVNAAAWTAAVQEGKIASRKLVTDQAILAAVQQHQPKRVLDIGCGEGWLARRLAEQGMQVMGVDAIPALIEQARQRGGAEFEICSYEEIAAGALAAAGPFDALICNFSLLGKESVERLLRALPALLSRHGRLFVQTLHPVVACGDQPYRDGWRPGSWEGFGPEFTQPAPWYFRTIASWINLFHACGLRLAECREPLHPQTLKPAAILFIGAAQSPAW from the coding sequence ATGAGCAATGAACTCGAAGCAGAGGTTTTGTCTTCCTGGCAGGTGAATGCCGCGGCTTGGACGGCGGCAGTGCAGGAGGGGAAAATCGCCAGCCGCAAGCTGGTCACCGATCAAGCGATTCTCGCTGCGGTGCAGCAACACCAACCGAAGCGTGTGCTCGATATTGGCTGCGGCGAAGGCTGGCTGGCGCGTCGTCTTGCGGAGCAGGGCATGCAGGTGATGGGTGTCGATGCGATTCCTGCGTTGATCGAGCAGGCGCGGCAGCGCGGCGGCGCCGAGTTTGAAATTTGTTCCTATGAGGAAATTGCCGCAGGCGCACTGGCGGCGGCCGGCCCCTTCGACGCACTGATCTGCAATTTTTCATTGTTGGGGAAGGAATCGGTGGAGCGACTGCTGCGTGCGCTTCCGGCGCTGCTGAGCCGCCACGGCCGCTTGTTCGTGCAGACGCTGCATCCGGTGGTGGCCTGCGGGGATCAGCCTTATCGCGACGGCTGGCGGCCCGGCTCGTGGGAGGGATTCGGGCCGGAGTTTACCCAGCCCGCGCCGTGGTACTTTCGCACCATTGCCTCGTGGATCAACCTGTTTCATGCCTGCGGCCTGCGCCTGGCGGAATGCCGTGAGCCGCTGCATCCGCAGACACTCAAACCTGCCGCGATTCTGTTCATTGGTGCAGCGCAAAGCCCGGCCTGGTAA
- a CDS encoding MOSC domain-containing protein translates to MQPNGKLERIWIKRGKRGPMDPRTAAQLVAGLGLIDNANQGGKRQVTIIAAERWAELMQELGAQLDPAARRANLMISGLPLQDSRGRLLQIGGCRLRILGETRPCERMDEALPGLRACMQRNWGGGVFAEVLDSGEIAVGDAVSWITAAT, encoded by the coding sequence ATGCAACCAAACGGCAAGCTCGAAAGAATTTGGATCAAACGCGGCAAACGCGGCCCGATGGATCCGCGCACGGCCGCGCAACTGGTGGCAGGCTTGGGCCTGATCGACAACGCCAATCAGGGCGGCAAACGTCAGGTGACGATCATAGCGGCGGAACGCTGGGCGGAGCTGATGCAGGAGCTGGGCGCGCAGCTCGATCCGGCGGCGCGCCGCGCCAATTTGATGATCAGCGGATTACCGTTGCAGGACAGCCGCGGCCGCCTGCTGCAAATCGGCGGCTGCCGCTTGCGCATTCTGGGAGAAACCCGGCCGTGCGAGCGCATGGACGAGGCCCTGCCCGGCCTGCGCGCTTGCATGCAACGCAATTGGGGTGGCGGCGTGTTCGCGGAAGTTTTGGACAGCGGTGAGATTGCCGTGGGTGACGCGGTGAGCTGGATCACCGCGGCCACCTGA
- a CDS encoding S8 family serine peptidase: MATITFAAGKGAFSGRPVQQNNAIYAPGVVVVRFAAGQHAGERSAAPGNTALAAILQAQGIHQLQPVLPAHQQRRHSPAVPIANIYFAYFNHSAAPEQVAAALRQSPEVVYAEPKQIHQIAATPNDPLYLNQPFFNVVRARQAWDTVRGEQGNVVIAIVDGGTDIDHPDLAANLWRNPGEVANNGLDDDNNGYVDDVHGWNFANNSPDPTGLASTPSNADHGTHTAGIAAAVTNNNTGVAGMSWNAKLMPICAGDSETDRYITFGFEGVLYAANNGADVISLSWGGYGNSAYEQDVIDYVADLGVAVVAAAGNGNSAALHYPSAYRNVLAVANTTNDDLKYSASNYGTWVDVAAPGTGILSTISNGNYVNNSGTSMSCPLVAGLVALVRTQHPAWNGLQAAEQVRITADNLDAKNPAYAGLLGRGRINAERAVTESSPAVRLAAFSFTETDGDGVIEPGETVAVTVTLRNYLAPASNLSLTLSESDNYATVTTATATLAGLGTLQQAAAPEALRFAVASNAPSGHPIEFTLNIASAGYQDVDRFTLTVLPAAGAANINNIATTVTNVGRLGGLDPSDAGSGLGFRFRGGPSLLFEGSLIAGTGPTQVSNAARGLITGNQQLNDQDFTAAAGGDLRVSTPGNRTDQESIGIFEDRAANNPMNIRVTQESFAQKDAPNDDFILLLYNLENLNAEPLNNFHFGVFFDWDIDGGSFATNKTDHDAPRRLGYAFDSGAGPKTHVGMSLVSEGNFNYTAIYNDPAAPGFTGFALHDGFTDVEKWTAISGGVGLERAGPADISFVIAAGPLTIPARGTMTVGFALLAGENLADLQSNADAAQELWRSLFATQVADPRDPGLPTAFGLAQNFPNPFQVKEERGANTTIAFQLPVAETVTLEIYDVLGQQVRTLVRDRRAAGFHRITWDGRSAAGWLVQNGVYFYRLTAGSFVQTRKLVVMR, translated from the coding sequence ATGGCAACGATCACATTTGCCGCCGGAAAGGGAGCCTTCAGCGGGCGGCCTGTGCAGCAGAATAATGCCATCTATGCGCCCGGCGTAGTGGTGGTCAGATTTGCCGCCGGCCAGCACGCCGGCGAAAGATCCGCTGCCCCCGGCAACACCGCGCTCGCCGCCATTTTGCAGGCGCAGGGGATTCACCAACTGCAACCCGTGTTGCCTGCCCACCAGCAGCGCCGGCACTCGCCGGCGGTGCCGATCGCAAACATCTATTTTGCTTATTTCAACCATTCCGCCGCCCCGGAGCAGGTGGCCGCGGCCTTGCGCCAAAGCCCGGAAGTGGTTTATGCCGAACCCAAGCAGATTCACCAAATTGCTGCGACGCCGAATGATCCGCTGTACTTGAATCAACCCTTCTTCAATGTCGTGCGCGCCCGGCAAGCGTGGGACACGGTGAGGGGCGAGCAGGGCAATGTCGTCATTGCCATCGTCGATGGTGGCACGGATATCGATCATCCCGACCTCGCGGCCAACCTGTGGCGCAATCCCGGTGAGGTCGCCAACAACGGCCTGGATGACGACAATAATGGCTACGTTGACGATGTGCACGGCTGGAACTTCGCGAATAACTCGCCCGATCCCACCGGACTGGCGAGCACGCCCAGCAACGCCGATCATGGCACCCACACCGCGGGCATCGCCGCCGCCGTGACCAACAACAACACCGGCGTTGCCGGCATGAGTTGGAACGCCAAGCTGATGCCGATTTGCGCCGGCGATTCGGAAACCGATCGCTACATCACTTTCGGCTTTGAGGGCGTTTTGTATGCCGCGAACAACGGCGCCGACGTCATCAGTTTGAGCTGGGGCGGTTACGGCAATTCCGCTTACGAACAGGATGTCATCGACTATGTCGCTGATTTGGGCGTCGCCGTAGTCGCGGCCGCGGGCAATGGCAACTCGGCGGCACTGCACTATCCCTCGGCCTATCGCAACGTGCTGGCGGTGGCCAACACCACCAATGATGATCTCAAGTACTCGGCCAGCAATTACGGTACCTGGGTGGATGTCGCGGCGCCCGGCACCGGCATTCTCAGCACGATCAGCAACGGCAACTATGTCAATAACTCCGGCACTTCGATGTCCTGCCCGCTGGTGGCGGGCTTGGTGGCGCTGGTGCGCACGCAGCATCCGGCTTGGAACGGCCTGCAGGCGGCGGAGCAGGTGCGCATCACCGCAGACAACCTCGACGCCAAGAATCCGGCGTACGCCGGTTTGTTGGGCCGTGGCCGCATAAACGCGGAACGCGCCGTCACCGAGTCTTCGCCGGCCGTGCGGCTGGCGGCTTTTAGCTTCACCGAAACCGACGGCGACGGCGTCATCGAGCCGGGCGAAACGGTTGCCGTGACGGTCACCCTGCGCAACTATCTCGCGCCCGCCAGCAACCTCAGCCTGACGCTCAGCGAGAGCGACAATTACGCCACGGTGACCACCGCCACCGCGACGCTCGCCGGTTTGGGCACGCTGCAGCAGGCGGCGGCGCCCGAGGCATTGCGCTTTGCGGTGGCGAGCAATGCGCCGAGCGGCCATCCCATTGAATTCACTTTGAACATTGCCTCGGCGGGATATCAAGATGTCGATCGCTTCACGTTGACGGTTCTGCCCGCCGCCGGCGCGGCCAACATCAACAACATTGCCACCACCGTCACCAATGTCGGCCGTCTGGGCGGTCTCGATCCTTCCGACGCCGGCAGCGGCCTCGGCTTTCGTTTTCGCGGCGGCCCCAGCCTGCTGTTCGAAGGCAGTCTCATCGCCGGCACCGGCCCCACGCAAGTTTCCAATGCGGCGCGCGGACTCATCACCGGCAATCAACAGCTCAATGATCAGGATTTCACCGCGGCCGCCGGCGGCGATCTGCGCGTGAGCACGCCGGGCAATCGCACCGATCAGGAGAGCATCGGCATTTTCGAAGACCGGGCCGCCAACAATCCCATGAATATCCGCGTCACGCAGGAATCCTTTGCGCAGAAGGATGCGCCCAACGATGACTTCATCCTGCTGCTCTACAACCTCGAGAATCTCAATGCCGAACCGCTGAACAATTTTCATTTCGGCGTTTTCTTTGATTGGGATATTGACGGCGGCTCGTTTGCCACCAACAAAACCGACCACGATGCGCCGCGCCGGCTGGGCTATGCTTTCGACAGCGGCGCCGGCCCGAAAACTCACGTCGGCATGTCGCTGGTGAGCGAAGGCAATTTCAACTACACCGCAATCTACAATGATCCCGCTGCCCCGGGTTTCACCGGTTTTGCGCTGCACGACGGCTTCACGGATGTGGAGAAATGGACTGCGATCAGCGGCGGTGTGGGACTGGAGCGCGCCGGCCCGGCGGATATTTCTTTCGTGATTGCAGCCGGCCCGCTCACAATTCCGGCGCGGGGCACGATGACCGTGGGCTTCGCGCTGCTCGCCGGCGAGAATCTCGCTGATTTGCAGAGCAATGCCGATGCCGCGCAGGAGTTGTGGCGCAGCCTGTTTGCCACGCAGGTGGCTGATCCGCGCGATCCCGGCCTGCCCACCGCCTTTGGCCTGGCGCAGAATTTTCCCAATCCCTTTCAAGTGAAGGAAGAGCGCGGCGCCAACACCACCATCGCGTTTCAACTGCCCGTGGCGGAAACCGTGACGCTCGAAATCTACGACGTGCTCGGGCAGCAAGTCCGCACGCTGGTGCGCGACCGCCGCGCTGCCGGTTTTCACCGGATAACTTGGGACGGCCGCAGCGCCGCCGGCTGGTTGGTGCAGAATGGCGTCTATTTCTACCGTCTCACGGCCGGCAGCTTCGTGCAAACGCGCAAGCTGGTGGTGATGCGCTGA
- a CDS encoding glycoside hydrolase has protein sequence MLAMQLGLLLTLALAPAAAAQFVAQPAVRVNTSGLNPNEVAIAINPLNPRNVVAVSHASGSRLGARVTNLAYTSFDGGRTFFEQHLPNPEKRAQGDCSVRFDTEGNAYSVYISFTGFKRENVSGIFCIKSVDGGHSWLEPVAVYDLNTATPFQDKPWFAIDNTNSAYRGNLYIAWTEFTTYGSAAPEDSSFILLARSSDRGTSFRAPLRVNDVAGDARDDDATVEGCVPAVGPNGEVYLAWAGRDGLYFDKSLDGGLTFASDVVVSAMPGGWNFEVNGIYRCNGMPVTACDVSTGPDRGAIYINWIDQRHGDPDVFLACSRDGGASWSAPRRVNDDSLQNGREQFFTWLAVDPRDGAIYILFYDRREAGSDPTATHVYLAASFDGGETFSNHRLSPHSFTTKQPVFFGDYTGIDAHAGRIMPIWTAFSSADSLELRTLPLHKSDLLPIR, from the coding sequence ATGCTTGCCATGCAACTGGGCTTGCTGTTGACTTTGGCGCTGGCGCCGGCGGCGGCGGCGCAATTCGTGGCGCAGCCGGCAGTGCGCGTCAACACCAGCGGCCTCAATCCCAACGAAGTGGCGATCGCCATCAATCCGCTGAATCCGCGCAACGTCGTGGCGGTGTCGCATGCCAGCGGCAGCCGCCTGGGGGCGCGCGTCACCAATCTCGCCTACACGTCGTTTGATGGCGGCCGCACGTTCTTCGAGCAGCATTTGCCCAATCCCGAAAAACGGGCGCAAGGTGATTGTTCGGTGCGCTTCGATACCGAGGGCAACGCCTACAGCGTTTACATTTCTTTCACCGGCTTCAAGCGGGAGAATGTCTCCGGCATCTTTTGCATCAAGTCCGTGGACGGCGGCCACAGTTGGCTCGAGCCGGTGGCGGTCTACGATCTCAACACCGCCACGCCTTTCCAGGACAAACCCTGGTTCGCGATCGACAACACCAACAGCGCGTATCGCGGCAACCTCTATATCGCGTGGACGGAGTTCACGACCTACGGCAGTGCCGCGCCGGAAGACAGCAGCTTCATCCTGCTTGCGCGTTCCAGCGATCGCGGCACCTCGTTTCGCGCGCCGCTGCGCGTCAATGACGTGGCGGGCGATGCGCGCGATGATGATGCGACGGTGGAAGGCTGTGTGCCGGCGGTCGGGCCTAACGGCGAAGTGTATCTGGCGTGGGCCGGGAGAGACGGCCTCTATTTCGACAAGTCACTCGACGGCGGATTGACTTTCGCAAGCGATGTCGTGGTGAGCGCGATGCCGGGCGGATGGAATTTCGAGGTCAATGGGATTTACCGCTGCAACGGCATGCCGGTCACGGCCTGCGATGTCAGCACCGGCCCCGATCGCGGCGCGATTTACATAAACTGGATCGACCAGCGCCACGGCGACCCGGATGTTTTTCTCGCCTGCTCGCGCGATGGCGGCGCGAGTTGGAGCGCGCCGCGGCGCGTGAACGATGATTCGCTGCAAAACGGCAGGGAGCAATTCTTCACCTGGCTGGCGGTCGATCCGCGCGACGGCGCGATTTACATTCTGTTTTATGATCGCCGCGAGGCAGGCAGCGATCCCACCGCCACGCATGTGTATCTGGCAGCTTCATTCGATGGCGGCGAAACCTTCAGCAATCACCGCCTCTCGCCGCACAGTTTCACCACCAAGCAGCCGGTGTTCTTCGGCGACTACACGGGCATCGATGCGCACGCGGGCCGCATCATGCCGATTTGGACGGCGTTCAGCAGCGCGGATTCCCTGGAGCTGCGCACGCTGCCGCTGCACAAAAGCGACTTGCTGCCGATCAGGTGA